A stretch of the Teretinema zuelzerae genome encodes the following:
- a CDS encoding 3-dehydroquinate synthase codes for MDSFTFTVQTGPVAVFFHKTITIPVLPRSGGIYVADENTLPLLQKAKNFDSSMPLVVLAPGEEEKQLSSVERILEAALNAGLARDSVFVGFGGGVVTDMTAFAASLYMRGAGLCLVPTTLLAMADAAVGGKTGVDFGNFKNCVGTFYPAQEIHISVDALRTLPQAEFMSGLAEVVKTAMLYAPKLYQILWEKKESILSRDGDLLLEIVKRCVQAKAHVVERDLKETGERMFLNLGHTFAHALETVAGLGTISHGEAVAWGIARALELGKRAGITDLDWAKEATGLIASYGYSIAPVHPVLAGRNEAETPQLLLNAMKNDKKKKGGVVRFVLQREINSTLVTPVPDAEVLAVLA; via the coding sequence ATGGACAGTTTTACTTTTACGGTGCAAACAGGCCCCGTCGCGGTTTTTTTTCATAAAACAATAACCATACCCGTATTGCCGCGCTCGGGCGGAATCTACGTAGCGGACGAAAACACCCTGCCGCTGCTTCAAAAGGCTAAAAACTTCGATTCCTCGATGCCTCTGGTTGTGCTTGCCCCCGGAGAGGAAGAAAAACAGCTTTCCAGCGTAGAACGAATTCTGGAAGCGGCGCTGAACGCGGGATTGGCCCGAGACAGCGTTTTCGTCGGCTTCGGCGGCGGAGTGGTCACGGATATGACCGCTTTCGCGGCGTCTCTTTACATGCGGGGAGCTGGTCTCTGTCTTGTTCCTACGACGCTTCTCGCCATGGCGGACGCCGCGGTAGGCGGTAAAACCGGCGTCGATTTCGGAAATTTTAAAAATTGCGTGGGAACCTTTTATCCAGCCCAGGAGATACACATTTCCGTAGACGCGCTGAGAACGCTCCCCCAGGCGGAATTCATGTCGGGACTCGCTGAAGTGGTCAAGACGGCAATGCTGTATGCCCCGAAACTATACCAAATCCTTTGGGAGAAAAAGGAATCGATTCTTTCAAGAGACGGCGATCTGCTTCTCGAGATCGTCAAGCGGTGCGTGCAGGCAAAAGCCCATGTCGTGGAGCGAGACCTGAAGGAAACAGGGGAACGGATGTTCCTGAATCTGGGGCATACCTTCGCCCATGCGCTTGAAACCGTCGCAGGACTCGGCACGATAAGCCACGGCGAGGCGGTCGCCTGGGGAATCGCAAGAGCGCTGGAACTCGGTAAACGAGCCGGAATAACAGACCTGGATTGGGCGAAAGAAGCAACCGGGCTTATCGCCTCGTACGGGTATTCGATTGCTCCCGTGCATCCTGTTCTGGCAGGGCGAAACGAGGCCGAGACGCCGCAGCTCCTTTTGAATGCGATGAAAAACGATAAAAAGAAAAAAGGCGGCGTCGTCAGATTCGTTCTCCAGCGCGAAATCAACTCGACCCTGGTTACGCCGGTTCCCGACGCCGAGGTTTTGGCGGTACTGGCATGA
- a CDS encoding cysteine desulfurase family protein encodes MNAYLDWAAASPPEQDILEEALTLSMENWANPSSLHVLGKKAEAKLEEARERTASVMKVSSEKLLFTSGGTESNHIPLLSLIGRSSKGSIAVGATEHPAISEQAKMMANAGWKIITIPCDSSGIITPEAVSRAIQDDTALVAIMAVNNETGAINPISEISKTLAARKENRRSVFFHVDGVQCAGKIPFVHLLSEIDSFSVSAHKIGGPRGIGLLYMGKRLEPFIRGGGQEGGLRPGTENLFGAWALSRCLERACNPEIYEYGRSIEAYAFELLAGIPGVKTIPESRSPGDERFSPWIIQLSNEALPGEVLVRALSGHNICISTGSACSSKKIKRPILHAMKISSEVSQNAFRVSFGHRTTREEIFFFAENLRRILKEL; translated from the coding sequence ATGAATGCATATCTGGATTGGGCGGCCGCGAGCCCTCCGGAACAGGATATCCTTGAAGAAGCGCTGACCCTCTCGATGGAAAACTGGGCGAATCCATCAAGCCTCCACGTGCTCGGTAAAAAAGCCGAGGCGAAGCTGGAAGAAGCCCGGGAGCGAACGGCTTCGGTTATGAAGGTCTCAAGCGAGAAATTGCTTTTCACATCGGGAGGAACGGAATCGAATCACATCCCCCTTCTCTCCCTGATCGGAAGATCATCGAAAGGCTCGATCGCCGTCGGAGCGACCGAACATCCCGCCATTTCAGAACAGGCGAAAATGATGGCGAACGCCGGCTGGAAGATCATCACCATACCCTGCGACAGCAGCGGAATTATCACGCCTGAGGCGGTGTCCAGAGCTATTCAAGACGATACAGCCCTCGTCGCGATAATGGCTGTGAATAATGAAACCGGCGCTATAAATCCGATTTCGGAGATCTCTAAAACCCTGGCGGCGCGAAAGGAAAACAGACGGTCTGTTTTTTTCCATGTGGACGGAGTGCAATGCGCTGGAAAAATTCCCTTCGTGCATCTGCTGAGCGAGATCGATTCTTTCTCCGTCAGCGCGCATAAAATCGGCGGTCCGCGCGGCATCGGGCTTCTCTACATGGGAAAACGTCTTGAGCCGTTTATACGCGGCGGCGGTCAGGAAGGAGGACTGCGGCCCGGTACTGAGAATCTATTCGGCGCATGGGCGCTGTCCCGCTGCCTCGAGCGAGCATGCAATCCGGAAATATACGAGTACGGCAGGAGCATAGAGGCGTATGCCTTCGAACTTCTTGCCGGAATCCCCGGAGTAAAGACCATACCTGAATCGCGTTCGCCTGGCGACGAACGCTTTTCTCCGTGGATTATTCAGCTCTCGAACGAGGCGCTTCCCGGTGAGGTGTTGGTTAGGGCTCTTTCCGGGCATAACATATGCATATCGACAGGTTCGGCATGTTCATCCAAAAAAATCAAGCGGCCGATTCTGCATGCGATGAAAATTTCTTCCGAGGTTTCTCAAAACGCGTTCAGGGTCTCGTTCGGCCATCGAACAACACGGGAAGAAATATTCTTTTTCGCCGAAAACCTGCGGCGCATTCTTAAAGAGCTATAG
- the thiI gene encoding tRNA uracil 4-sulfurtransferase ThiI: MENAIYLVKVGELTLKSGNIKDFEQRLVQNTRLYLEGKKTKVQIRAGRMYVEGPEDSVPSIEHALTHLVGIAGWARARVVPKDIQAIREAVVLEALDAKKRGVRTFKVEARRSDKQFPLNSYEIARLSGEAVYDKEIMAVDVHKPDMTIRVELRERCFVYGFEHPGHRGLPCGTGGKGLLLLSGGIDSPVAGFRMLKRGMKIDCLYFHSHPYTSPEAQQKVESLAKRLAIYGVGTHLNIVPFTEVQQCIRDNSPPDYATVMLRMAMMKVANMLCRSTGAKAIITGESLGQVASQTIENLSVTNSCADFPVLRPLIGLDKEEIIQTAKEIGTYEISILPYEDCCVLFSPKHPVLKAQIAETTELFNKMNIESLLEKAFAEREHKRFGWKSGDSGQEIVKD, from the coding sequence ATGGAAAACGCGATATATCTGGTTAAGGTCGGCGAGCTGACCCTTAAAAGCGGAAATATAAAAGATTTCGAGCAAAGACTGGTCCAAAACACCCGCCTCTATCTGGAAGGAAAAAAAACGAAGGTTCAGATTCGCGCAGGCCGAATGTATGTCGAAGGGCCGGAAGATTCGGTTCCATCGATAGAACATGCGCTCACTCATCTGGTCGGCATCGCCGGCTGGGCGAGGGCCCGCGTCGTCCCGAAGGATATCCAGGCGATCAGGGAAGCAGTCGTCCTGGAAGCCCTCGACGCGAAAAAGCGCGGAGTTCGGACATTCAAGGTAGAAGCACGGCGGTCGGATAAACAGTTTCCCTTAAACTCGTACGAAATCGCGAGATTATCAGGCGAAGCGGTATATGATAAAGAAATAATGGCGGTAGATGTTCATAAACCCGACATGACGATTCGGGTCGAATTGAGGGAGCGCTGTTTCGTTTACGGTTTCGAACATCCCGGACACAGGGGCCTTCCCTGCGGAACCGGAGGCAAGGGACTCCTCCTTTTGTCGGGCGGAATCGATTCGCCGGTCGCAGGATTCAGGATGTTGAAACGCGGAATGAAAATCGATTGTCTCTATTTCCATTCACACCCCTACACCTCTCCCGAGGCTCAACAAAAAGTGGAATCGCTCGCGAAGCGGCTGGCCATCTACGGCGTAGGGACGCATCTGAATATTGTGCCCTTTACCGAGGTCCAGCAATGCATCAGGGACAACTCTCCGCCGGATTACGCTACCGTCATGCTGCGCATGGCGATGATGAAGGTTGCCAACATGCTGTGCCGCTCGACAGGGGCCAAAGCGATCATTACAGGCGAAAGCCTCGGCCAGGTTGCAAGCCAGACAATAGAAAATCTTTCGGTAACTAACTCATGCGCCGATTTTCCGGTGCTTCGCCCGTTAATCGGCCTCGATAAGGAAGAAATCATACAAACGGCGAAAGAGATCGGCACGTATGAGATTTCGATTCTGCCCTATGAAGACTGTTGCGTGCTCTTTTCGCCGAAGCATCCTGTTTTAAAAGCTCAGATAGCTGAAACCACCGAATTGTTTAACAAAATGAATATCGAATCTCTTCTTGAAAAGGCATTCGCTGAAAGAGAACATAAACGCTTCGGATGGAAATCCGGAGATTCTGGACAGGAAATAGTAAAAGACTAA
- a CDS encoding tetratricopeptide repeat protein — protein MRSGLLKAALVLFSVCFFSCASGGGAKGSFGAEYMELGDGYAGLSKYDKAALFYQKAAAAPEYRNAAEYSLARVKALSGDWGSAIPLLEGLLSRDSENLLVSSALAYAYAASGKTESALSTYEALWQRFSDDPVSGLNYVDVLRIAGEKEKALAVLEEIKNRFPDTDQQKRIEEIAAKLAAPEETPESSSTEGAAPDLEGERTPASGASEQKPSEADEAPEGSPAST, from the coding sequence ATGCGCTCGGGTCTTCTGAAAGCAGCCCTCGTTCTTTTTTCCGTTTGCTTTTTTTCCTGCGCATCAGGAGGAGGAGCGAAGGGCTCTTTCGGCGCTGAATATATGGAATTGGGCGACGGCTATGCCGGCCTGTCAAAATACGACAAAGCCGCCCTTTTCTATCAAAAGGCCGCCGCAGCTCCCGAGTATCGAAATGCCGCAGAGTATTCTCTCGCCCGGGTCAAGGCGTTGTCAGGGGACTGGGGTTCCGCGATTCCGCTGCTCGAAGGGCTTCTCTCACGAGACAGCGAAAATCTGTTAGTTTCATCGGCCTTGGCCTATGCCTACGCGGCTTCCGGAAAAACCGAATCCGCGCTTTCAACCTATGAAGCCTTGTGGCAGAGGTTCAGCGACGATCCTGTTTCCGGCTTAAATTATGTCGATGTTCTCCGGATCGCCGGAGAAAAAGAGAAGGCCTTGGCCGTGCTCGAGGAGATAAAAAATAGATTTCCCGACACCGATCAACAGAAGCGAATCGAAGAAATCGCGGCCAAGCTCGCGGCCCCCGAGGAGACTCCTGAAAGCTCTTCGACGGAAGGCGCTGCTCCGGATCTTGAAGGCGAAAGAACCCCTGCCTCCGGCGCCTCTGAACAGAAGCCGTCGGAAGCGGACGAAGCCCCTGAAGGCTCGCCGGCTTCGACTTAG
- a CDS encoding uracil phosphoribosyltransferase: MSKVVVGADSLDGYLTEKDLAYLDRMDGLYARAMDSFKILAAGGFSSALANEEKKVIEIYNEMGHVMQEICKEAPGIKVYSFETEEQSHAEASRVIAKLRDIKTGHNEFVYYTQRAYEMLFRLAYNRNHSENKNYLVVKTPVTAPVQNYAVHKIPDIDYKIENSVMCVMLRGALLPSMIMSKEIEEYSSHGYVTPFALFKIKRDDSKKENNMEYILDLDKSFFNIEDMNGKDLIFADPMNATGGSLVTVVKYLIDNGVKPRSISFFNVISALKGALRVVRALENCTVYTLWMDPVLNSSAYIMPGLGDAGDRINGKDTEETPRNIIQLVADYGSDITGLYRSQLRKIEQIVLGSH, from the coding sequence ATGAGCAAGGTAGTTGTAGGTGCGGATTCGTTGGATGGTTATCTTACGGAGAAAGATTTAGCCTATCTTGACAGGATGGATGGTCTGTACGCGCGGGCGATGGATTCTTTCAAGATTCTCGCCGCCGGCGGTTTCAGTTCCGCTCTGGCGAATGAAGAAAAAAAAGTCATTGAAATATATAATGAAATGGGTCATGTGATGCAGGAGATCTGCAAGGAAGCGCCCGGCATTAAGGTATATTCCTTTGAGACCGAAGAACAAAGCCACGCAGAAGCTTCTCGGGTTATCGCAAAGCTTCGGGACATTAAAACCGGCCATAACGAATTCGTATACTACACGCAGCGCGCATATGAAATGCTCTTCCGTTTGGCATATAACAGAAATCACTCCGAAAATAAAAACTATCTTGTGGTGAAAACCCCCGTCACTGCGCCTGTTCAGAATTACGCAGTGCATAAAATTCCAGATATCGATTATAAAATCGAGAACTCCGTTATGTGCGTAATGCTTCGCGGCGCCCTCCTGCCTTCGATGATCATGTCTAAGGAAATCGAGGAGTATTCTTCTCACGGCTATGTTACTCCTTTTGCGCTGTTCAAGATCAAGCGTGACGATTCGAAGAAAGAAAATAATATGGAATATATTCTTGATTTGGATAAGTCTTTTTTCAATATCGAAGACATGAACGGAAAGGATTTGATTTTTGCCGATCCGATGAACGCTACCGGCGGAAGCCTTGTAACCGTAGTAAAATATCTCATCGACAACGGAGTCAAGCCCCGTTCGATCAGTTTCTTCAACGTTATATCGGCACTGAAAGGCGCCCTTCGGGTCGTCCGCGCCCTTGAAAACTGCACGGTATACACCCTGTGGATGGATCCGGTGCTCAACTCGTCGGCGTACATCATGCCGGGATTGGGAGATGCCGGAGACCGCATCAACGGCAAGGACACCGAAGAGACGCCCCGGAATATCATCCAGCTTGTCGCCGATTACGGCTCCGACATTACCGGCTTGTACCGGTCGCAGCTGCGAAAAATAGAACAGATAGTGCTCGGATCTCATTGA
- the ispG gene encoding (E)-4-hydroxy-3-methylbut-2-enyl-diphosphate synthase translates to MSSTKTLRTVALGGSGMTKQLKIGGSSPVSIQTMWKAPLSSTGLDEVARELMVLEQLGCDIVRFAVPDMDSAEALVSLASMTSMPLVADIHFDWRLALKCLDGNVAKIRINPGNIGSRDKVREVVSKAKDKNAAIRIGVNSGSLPADLREKVEAQAAKGSSSALIRAEALVEAASREVGVFEELNFQNYLVSMKASTVEETVLCNEAFASRFDIPLHLGVTEAGPLISGVVKSTLAFSRLLPKGIGSTVRVSLSDSIRNEVIAGREILAECGIRTGGVRIVSCPRCGRNGFDVHGFVSRWETELMSLKKDITVAVMGCVVNGPGEGKHADIGITGAGDKVLIFRRGEIVKTVSVSDGYESADAAFREELNKL, encoded by the coding sequence ATGAGTAGCACAAAGACTCTCCGCACCGTCGCGCTCGGCGGTTCCGGAATGACAAAGCAGTTGAAAATCGGCGGATCCTCGCCTGTGTCGATACAAACTATGTGGAAGGCTCCTCTTTCTTCTACGGGTCTTGATGAAGTCGCGCGCGAGCTTATGGTATTAGAGCAGCTCGGCTGCGATATCGTGCGCTTCGCGGTTCCGGACATGGATAGCGCCGAAGCGCTTGTCTCTCTTGCTTCGATGACTTCGATGCCATTGGTTGCAGACATTCATTTCGACTGGCGTCTCGCGCTCAAGTGTCTCGACGGAAATGTGGCTAAAATCAGAATAAATCCGGGCAATATCGGTTCCAGGGACAAGGTTCGGGAAGTCGTCTCCAAGGCGAAGGATAAAAATGCCGCCATCAGAATCGGCGTAAATTCCGGATCCCTTCCCGCTGACTTGAGAGAAAAAGTCGAAGCTCAGGCCGCTAAAGGCTCCTCCTCCGCACTAATCCGTGCAGAAGCCCTGGTCGAAGCCGCTTCTCGGGAGGTCGGCGTTTTCGAGGAATTGAACTTTCAAAACTACCTGGTGTCGATGAAGGCTTCCACTGTGGAGGAAACGGTTTTATGCAACGAGGCCTTCGCTTCCCGCTTCGACATTCCGCTTCATTTAGGCGTTACAGAGGCCGGTCCCCTCATCAGCGGAGTTGTGAAAAGCACTCTCGCGTTCTCCCGTCTATTGCCGAAAGGCATCGGTTCGACCGTCAGGGTGAGTTTGTCTGATTCTATTCGGAACGAGGTGATAGCCGGAAGGGAAATCCTTGCGGAGTGCGGCATCAGAACCGGCGGCGTGCGCATCGTTTCCTGCCCGCGCTGCGGAAGAAACGGTTTCGATGTCCACGGCTTCGTCTCCCGATGGGAAACAGAGCTGATGTCGCTGAAGAAAGACATAACAGTCGCGGTTATGGGCTGCGTTGTGAACGGACCTGGAGAGGGAAAACACGCCGATATCGGAATCACCGGAGCCGGCGACAAGGTTCTGATTTTCCGGCGCGGAGAAATTGTTAAAACCGTATCCGTCTCCGACGGATACGAGTCGGCCGATGCGGCTTTTCGGGAAGAGTTGAATAAACTGTAA
- a CDS encoding V-type ATP synthase subunit K (produces ATP from ADP in the presence of a proton gradient across the membrane; the K subunit is a nonenzymatic component which binds the dimeric form by interacting with the G and E subunits): MTFGLFGAAAVLGISAVGSAIGLALAGQATIGAWKRCYMSNKPAPFILVAFAGAPLTQTIYGFLLMNAMLASQKSDWFLLGVGLVCSLGIAASAIAQGAAGAAGSDSLAETGKGFSQYITVVGLCETVALFVMVFGLISV; this comes from the coding sequence ATGACATTTGGATTATTTGGTGCTGCTGCTGTTCTTGGTATTTCCGCTGTAGGATCCGCAATCGGTCTCGCTCTCGCCGGACAGGCCACTATCGGCGCCTGGAAGCGCTGCTACATGAGCAACAAGCCCGCTCCCTTCATCCTCGTTGCTTTCGCCGGAGCTCCCCTTACGCAGACGATTTACGGATTCCTTCTGATGAACGCCATGCTCGCTTCACAGAAAAGCGACTGGTTCCTTCTCGGAGTCGGACTCGTTTGCAGTCTCGGAATCGCCGCATCCGCGATAGCCCAGGGAGCAGCGGGAGCCGCCGGTTCCGATTCTCTCGCAGAAACAGGCAAGGGCTTTTCCCAGTACATCACCGTCGTCGGTTTGTGCGAAACCGTTGCCCTGTTCGTCATGGTTTTCGGACTTATTTCGGTCTAA
- a CDS encoding V-type ATP synthase subunit I: MIVPMKKITLVMLDEERRTALSSLRDLGVLHIEKRTAASHDVSELQAQLSRIDQCLGVLSEIKPEKGRAPSASLDRNSALSLVDSVFILRDEKRSAIELIARNVAEIERLSPWGEVDPSSFNSLADQGIYLFPLEMSAASYAKLADSVKTVLLSKEGKVARCVLVQEDDLLPESLPADAVELALPEISTAEMKAQVDSARASLPRIEKELAECALNLASIEALKREITAELEFETVRAGMESIELSASKSGSLAWLTGYVPTEDVHLVKQAAASHGWALLSDVPSEEDLVPTKIRNNRVVNLISPLLEFLGTVPGYRELDISLWFLLFFGIFFAMIFGDAGYGSLLVLISSGLIVSSLRKGKKVATGLVMFLYLGLMTVVWGVITCTWFGIPAASLPDALRSIALPAFSNENPDSATNIKIFCFTLGLIQISLAHVIGVFRYIKSFKSLGELGSLMMTIGMYFVVLNLVVDAQKYPLTNVVLGLIGVGFLLNFVFINYDGSVGKGILESLKNIITMLLGIVNMFGDIMSYIRLWAVGLAGSAISATINSMAGPFLGGFIIFAALLILFFGHGLNFVMNALSVIVHGVRLNTLEFSNHLGLTWSGFKYEPFAKAVEK, translated from the coding sequence ATGATTGTTCCAATGAAGAAAATTACCCTCGTAATGCTTGATGAGGAAAGGCGAACGGCGCTTTCCTCCCTGAGGGATCTCGGCGTTCTCCATATCGAAAAGCGCACCGCTGCGAGCCACGACGTTTCAGAACTTCAGGCGCAACTCTCGCGGATAGATCAGTGCCTGGGCGTGTTATCCGAGATAAAACCGGAAAAGGGACGTGCTCCATCAGCCTCGCTCGACAGGAATTCAGCTCTTTCACTCGTCGACTCTGTTTTCATCCTGCGGGATGAAAAACGGTCCGCTATAGAATTAATAGCGCGGAATGTTGCGGAGATCGAACGATTGTCGCCCTGGGGCGAGGTCGATCCCTCTTCCTTCAACTCGTTGGCGGACCAGGGAATCTACCTCTTTCCGCTTGAAATGTCCGCAGCAAGTTACGCGAAACTCGCAGATTCCGTTAAAACGGTTCTCCTTTCAAAGGAAGGCAAGGTCGCGCGTTGCGTACTCGTTCAGGAAGACGATCTCCTTCCGGAATCCCTGCCTGCTGATGCGGTCGAGCTCGCTCTTCCTGAAATTTCCACCGCTGAGATGAAGGCCCAGGTCGATTCGGCGCGCGCTTCGCTTCCGCGGATTGAAAAAGAGCTTGCAGAATGCGCGCTTAACCTTGCGTCTATCGAAGCCCTCAAACGAGAAATAACCGCAGAACTTGAATTCGAAACCGTTCGCGCCGGGATGGAGAGCATTGAACTTTCCGCGTCGAAGTCGGGATCGCTCGCATGGCTCACTGGTTATGTTCCGACAGAAGACGTGCATCTGGTGAAACAGGCGGCAGCGTCTCATGGGTGGGCGCTTCTTTCAGACGTTCCGTCCGAGGAAGATCTCGTGCCGACCAAGATTCGCAACAACAGGGTTGTAAACCTGATTTCTCCGTTGCTGGAATTTCTCGGCACGGTTCCGGGCTATCGGGAACTCGATATTTCGCTGTGGTTCCTGCTGTTCTTCGGAATTTTCTTTGCGATGATTTTCGGAGACGCAGGCTACGGGTCTCTGTTGGTTCTGATCTCATCCGGTTTGATCGTCTCTTCCCTCAGAAAGGGAAAAAAGGTCGCAACCGGATTGGTAATGTTCCTGTATCTGGGATTGATGACCGTCGTCTGGGGCGTGATCACCTGCACCTGGTTCGGAATTCCGGCGGCCTCGCTTCCGGATGCACTGCGTTCAATCGCTTTGCCGGCATTTTCGAACGAGAATCCCGATTCCGCGACAAATATCAAGATATTCTGCTTCACCCTCGGTTTGATTCAGATCTCTCTGGCTCATGTAATCGGGGTTTTCAGGTACATTAAATCCTTTAAAAGCCTTGGAGAACTGGGGTCGCTGATGATGACCATCGGCATGTATTTCGTCGTTCTGAATCTCGTGGTGGATGCGCAGAAATATCCGCTCACTAATGTGGTGCTCGGCCTTATCGGCGTCGGATTTCTGCTCAACTTCGTATTCATCAATTACGACGGAAGCGTAGGCAAGGGCATTCTTGAGAGTCTGAAGAACATAATCACCATGCTTCTCGGAATCGTAAACATGTTCGGCGACATTATGAGCTATATCCGTCTATGGGCTGTAGGCCTGGCGGGATCGGCGATCAGCGCGACGATCAATTCAATGGCCGGACCATTCCTGGGAGGCTTCATTATTTTCGCCGCTCTTTTGATTCTGTTCTTCGGGCATGGACTCAATTTCGTAATGAACGCGCTTTCTGTTATCGTCCACGGAGTACGACTCAACACGCTTGAGTTCTCAAACCATCTTGGTCTGACCTGGTCAGGCTTTAAATATGAACCGTTCGCAAAAGCGGTAGAAAAATAG
- a CDS encoding V-type ATP synthase subunit D produces MAIKLTKNELKAQKESLKMYRRYLPTLQLKKQQLQTEIRTIELRARDVRAQRDRLNAEFEDWIAVFGDSASFAPDTVQVREVRTSVGNIAGVSIPVFSGADFERLQYDLYRTPLWVDTASDRLEKVLSLDLEARVLDEQVRLLQQELRTTTQRVNLFEKVKIPETRANIKKITVYLGDQQVASVVRGKISKKNLEKAGEEGK; encoded by the coding sequence ATGGCAATTAAGCTGACGAAAAATGAGCTTAAAGCGCAGAAAGAAAGCCTGAAAATGTATCGGCGCTATCTACCTACGCTCCAGCTCAAGAAACAGCAGCTCCAGACCGAGATTCGCACAATCGAGTTGCGGGCCAGGGATGTTCGCGCCCAGCGCGACCGTCTGAACGCCGAATTCGAAGATTGGATCGCCGTGTTCGGAGACTCCGCATCGTTCGCTCCTGACACTGTTCAGGTTCGCGAGGTGCGGACGTCGGTCGGAAACATCGCCGGCGTTTCGATTCCCGTGTTCAGCGGAGCTGATTTCGAGCGCCTGCAGTATGATTTATATCGCACGCCCCTGTGGGTCGACACCGCCTCCGACAGGCTCGAAAAAGTGTTGAGCCTCGATCTTGAAGCCCGTGTTCTCGATGAACAGGTTAGATTGCTTCAACAGGAGCTGCGGACGACTACCCAGCGAGTTAATTTGTTCGAGAAGGTCAAAATTCCGGAAACGCGGGCGAATATCAAGAAAATTACCGTGTATCTGGGAGATCAACAGGTTGCGTCGGTTGTACGGGGCAAAATTTCGAAAAAAAATCTGGAGAAAGCAGGAGAGGAAGGTAAATGA
- a CDS encoding V-type ATP synthase subunit B — translation MKKVYSKIESINGSVITVKASGVKYGELAEIETSFGTSLAEVNKLNGDLVSLQVFAGGRGISTGDQTRFLGNEMRVSFSDNLMGRIFNGSGNPRDSGPALKDNLVQIGGPSVNPSKRIMAERMIRTGIPMIDMFNTLVVSQKLPIFSISGEPYNELLARIAMQAEVDVIVLGGMGLKYDDYLVFKETLENAGAMSRTVMFVHTAADPTVECLMIPDMCLAVGEQFALQGKDVLVLLTDMTNFADAMKEIAIIQEQVPSNRGYPGDLYSQLAARYEKAVDFEGAGSVTILAVTTMPGDDVTHPVPDNTGYITEGQFYLKNGRIEPFGSLSRLKQNVNGKTRPDHRALMDNMIKLYSSYKDTLEKKSMGFMMSEWDNKLLKYGLLFEKQMMDLSVNIPLEGALDAGWKILAECFKPEETGIKSELINQYWPK, via the coding sequence ATGAAAAAGGTATACAGCAAGATTGAATCAATTAACGGCTCTGTCATCACCGTAAAGGCGAGCGGCGTTAAATACGGGGAGCTTGCGGAAATCGAAACCTCCTTCGGGACGTCGCTGGCTGAAGTCAACAAACTCAACGGCGATCTGGTTTCCCTGCAGGTTTTCGCCGGCGGACGCGGTATTTCTACCGGCGACCAGACTCGTTTCCTCGGAAACGAGATGCGCGTAAGCTTTTCCGACAATCTCATGGGGCGCATCTTCAACGGTTCGGGAAATCCCCGCGACTCCGGCCCCGCCCTCAAGGACAACCTCGTACAGATAGGAGGACCCTCGGTCAATCCCTCCAAGCGAATCATGGCCGAACGCATGATCCGCACCGGAATTCCGATGATCGATATGTTCAACACCCTCGTCGTATCCCAGAAGCTCCCGATTTTCTCGATATCCGGCGAGCCCTATAACGAACTGCTCGCCCGCATCGCGATGCAGGCGGAAGTCGACGTTATCGTTCTCGGCGGCATGGGATTGAAGTACGACGATTATCTGGTCTTCAAGGAGACCCTTGAAAACGCCGGAGCGATGAGCAGAACCGTCATGTTCGTGCATACAGCGGCCGATCCGACCGTTGAGTGCCTCATGATTCCCGATATGTGCCTGGCCGTTGGAGAGCAGTTCGCCCTTCAGGGAAAAGACGTTCTGGTTCTCCTCACCGATATGACCAACTTCGCGGACGCCATGAAGGAAATCGCGATCATACAGGAGCAGGTTCCGTCGAACCGCGGATATCCCGGAGATCTTTACAGCCAGCTTGCTGCCCGCTACGAGAAGGCTGTCGATTTCGAAGGCGCCGGTTCGGTAACCATTCTCGCGGTTACCACGATGCCCGGAGACGACGTTACCCATCCTGTTCCCGACAATACCGGCTACATCACGGAAGGCCAGTTCTACCTCAAGAACGGACGCATCGAACCGTTCGGAAGCCTTTCCCGCCTCAAGCAGAACGTAAACGGAAAAACGCGTCCCGATCACCGCGCTCTGATGGACAATATGATCAAGCTATATTCTTCGTATAAGGATACCCTTGAAAAAAAATCCATGGGATTCATGATGTCCGAATGGGACAACAAGCTTCTGAAATACGGACTGCTGTTTGAAAAGCAGATGATGGATCTTTCGGTCAACATCCCGCTCGAGGGAGCGCTCGACGCCGGATGGAAGATTTTAGCAGAGTGTTTCAAACCGGAAGAAACCGGAATCAAGTCGGAACTGATAAACCAGTACTGGCCTAAATAA